Below is a window of Christensenella minuta DNA.
GGCTTACAAAGTAGGAAATGGGGATACGCACGGCAAACGCGCTGGCAATCCCCTGCACCATCACGAAAAACGTCTTGCCGCAGCCGTTGAAATACCCCATGAAGCAAAAGAGGAACGAGGTCAGCAGGCAGTCTATGGCATAGGCGCGCAGGTAATCCGCCGCCGCGGAGATTACCGCCGCGTCCCGGGCAAAAACGGCAGCCAACGCGCTTCCGTGAAAAAAGGAAACGTATGCGATCAGCACGCCTGCGGCAAGGGAGGAAAGGATTCCGTACAAAAGCGCTTTCCTTGCCCTTCCGGGCTCGTTCGCGCCGATGTTCTGCGCCACGAATGCGGACATGGACTGCATATAGGCCGAGGGTACCAGCATGATAAAGGCGCACAGCTTTTCCGCCACGCCGATGCCCGCCGAAGCGGTGAGGCCGAGGGCGTTCACGATCGCGAGGATCACGAGGAAGGAAATACTCACAAGAAGGTCCTGTAGAGCAATGGGCGAGCCCAGCTTTACGATCTTGCCGATCAGCCTGCGGTCGAAGCGAATGTCCTTTTTGGAAAAGGAAAAAGGCAGCGCGCGTTTGCGGATGATGAGCAGGGAAAGAAGCACGCTCACGGCCTGCGCCGCCACCGTCGCGATCGCCGCGCCCGTGACGTCCATGCGAAGCGCTCCCACCAACAAAAGGTCGCCGCCGATATTCACCACGCACGCGATGGCCACGGTAATGAGGGGCATTTTGGAATCGCCGATCCCGCGGAAAATGCTGCCGATGACATTGAAGGCTACGATGAAAATGCTCCCCGCCGAACAAATCTGCACATAAGAGACGGTGCCCTGCGCAGCCTCGGACGGGGCGCGCATTAAAACGGCAAGGGAGTCTGCGGCGAGGATCATAACGACGGTAAGTCCCGCGGCGATTGCCGCAAACAGGGCGATGCCGCTGCCGATGGCACGGCCTGCGTCGCGGAACCGTTTTTCGCCGATCCTCTGCCCGACAAGTATGGTGATCCCCATGGAAAGGCCGACAATCACAATCGTCAGCGTCTGCATAATCTGGCTTCCCGTGGAAACGGCGGATACGCCCGCCGCAGTGCCGAATTGGCCGACGACAAGCAAATCGACCGCACCATACATGGCCTGCAAAAACAGCGCCAGCAGTACGGGAAGCGCAAAACGGATCAGCGGTGAAAAAATTTTCCCCTGTGTGAAATTGCGGGTCTCAGGCATTGCTAAACCTCCTTAAAACAACAAAAAAGCCGGACAGCATACCGGGCGCACCCGACATCTTATCCGGCTTTGCAATTGCGATCACAAGCCCTCCGATGAACAAAAAAATTATAATATGGAACGGGCGGCCTTGTCAATGAGGCCCCCCGGGAGTTTCCCTTCCAGGAAATGGGGCGGCCGCCCGTACATAGGCCGGGATTACGTCAAATTTAATTAATAAATCCGAAGTTAAACTTCAAAAAAATAATTAAAAAATGAAGTAAAAACGCAGAGAAAAATTAAAAATTCGGCGGAAAGAAAATTCAAAAAAGGCAAATAAATCCAATTAAAAAGGGGATTATTATAAAAACGAGCAAATATAAACAAAAATAATTTTTTAAATAAAACTTCAAATTATAAAAAATATATTGACACTTAAACTTGAAGTTGTTATCATGAAGGTGAAGTTAAGAAGGACATTATCCATCCATTCACG
It encodes the following:
- a CDS encoding MATE family efflux transporter, coding for MPETRNFTQGKIFSPLIRFALPVLLALFLQAMYGAVDLLVVGQFGTAAGVSAVSTGSQIMQTLTIVIVGLSMGITILVGQRIGEKRFRDAGRAIGSGIALFAAIAAGLTVVMILAADSLAVLMRAPSEAAQGTVSYVQICSAGSIFIVAFNVIGSIFRGIGDSKMPLITVAIACVVNIGGDLLLVGALRMDVTGAAIATVAAQAVSVLLSLLIIRKRALPFSFSKKDIRFDRRLIGKIVKLGSPIALQDLLVSISFLVILAIVNALGLTASAGIGVAEKLCAFIMLVPSAYMQSMSAFVAQNIGANEPGRARKALLYGILSSLAAGVLIAYVSFFHGSALAAVFARDAAVISAAADYLRAYAIDCLLTSFLFCFMGYFNGCGKTFFVMVQGIASAFAVRIPISYFVSRIPGVSLFMIGLATPASSVVQIILCAGYFFWLAKRAGRPGPSVQRGAVPK